TGGGGCCCCTTATAAACAGAACCTTAGCGTGTGAGCGAGCCTGCGGCATGTGCCGCTACGTctaggcctgtgtgtgtacgcctgGGCACGAGTGGGAGGGTGTAGCGTAGCTTTCATCAACAGGAAGTCATACCTGTGTGGGCAGACAGACACCCTGAACATCAGAACAACCAGCGAGACACATGACCAGAGTCAGATACCGCTCAAACTCCTTTCACGAGACACGCAAAGCACAGGAGGACAGGAGTTGCAATGCCAAACAATCTAATGTGTGCTGGAATGCACAGCCTGCTCTCAGGACTGAGGGCCATTAAACCTGCGCTTGGACTGTGCCCTGCAACAGCTTTGCTCATCTGTCTCTGTGCCACTTACTTCAGGGTCTCTGAAAGAGACACAGTGCACCTGAATGTCAGATTCAGGAAAAAGAACTGGGAATTTCGACTGGCTGAAGACAACATATCAGCCATGAGGAATCTATGAACAATCCATATTTGTGCAAGAGAAAAGACCTCGTTTTAAAAGTGTATTTCTATCTTCTCTCCAATATATTCGtcataatatacagtatattctgtCCACCGTTTTTCTTGCTCTAAAATCACAGTGACTATGAATACTGGGAAACAACTTACGAAAAAATCTTGCGAAAATGAGTAGCCACAGAATTTCCATATCGCGTTTAAATGGCAACATTCATAGCGCCTGGTGTTAGGCCAAATCGAAATACAATTAAGAAAACAGCGTTCATAGCGTGCAGTGACCGCACGAGCTCGTTGGTCCGCGCCGACATGTCACCAGTTGTGACACAatcagtttatttgttttacagcATACTCCATGTCCTAATGTTAACATGGCTCTAAGGCTGGAATGCAAGTTGTACAAATCagcttaaatatttcataatgtattttaaatggtatTCTTTGTTTATCAGACACTGAGTAGAACTGATGCTTCTATCAAAACGAGAGGTTGCCGATGCGTTAATATCATATCAGCGCAGCATAAATCACAAAGTAATCGGTTACAAGAGAAATGCGCTCCAGTCACCACCGCTAGAAAAGTCTCCCTCAAATCTCCTAGCCAAGcagtgtgcatacatacatctTGGAAATATTCATGTTTGCACAGTCCGGGGCGACAGGCTAAACGCTGCAAGAGTTCTTTTGAACCAACCCAGTACAGTAAGCCTACTGTATTTATGGGGCAAGTTGGCAAATTGAGCTGAAGAACCTTCACTGCCATACATGGAACAAAGATTCTTCGTCTGATGTTAACGTCATAACGTATACATTTAACCACAATTAAGATAGATTGCGGTAAGCGAGCTTTAAAATGTGAAGGAAAAGCTGTGAGAAGAGCCGAGAAAACAGTTTCTTTTGATGCTACTTACGGTTAATCAGACTGTAGGCTATCAATGAATGGCTTTATACAACAATTCAATCTAGCAACGTCGTAGCACATCTAGGGACACAAAACACCCACCGTACAGCTAGCAATTTAGCTGCGGATTGTCCCCGTGTCATTCAAACGGAACTGATTAATTAAGCATGGAGCTAAAGCACACATTCTTTCACAGACATTGGGTGATGGAAGGTTTCCTATTGCCAGCGACAAGAACGGTTAATACAACAATCAATTAACGTATTATGGCAACACAGGCTGCGAGTCAAGGTCCTACCTGGCTGGAACATACTTTGGAAATAAAAGATGACCAGAACAAAAGATCCCAAACAAGTGGCGAGCACCATCCGGCAAATTCTGCTCATCCTCATCAGTTCGAGTAGAGCCTGCTTCATGGCTGGTGGGAGGAAACGTCCAAGACGACTGTATATTTCGTGTAATTTAAAATCTTTGGACCAGGCACCGGCGCGTGGTGCTGAAGATGACATTAGCTGCGTTCGAGGCTCAAACGGACTCAATGCTTCCCCTGGACCATACCATTTCTGACCGCACGCCCGTTTGCCGGGGAAGAAAATACGGAACTCCCCCTCAACAACCCAAGAGGATGAAAGCGCCCAGTCTTTGGTTTGGAGCCCCGAAGAACTAGGTagatgtatacatatacatccAGAGACAACTCAAGCGGGACAGGTCATATTTAAATAGTAGTGTATATTACAACTGCCAGTAAGCACTTGCGGAGATGAACTTAGTTTCAATAGTAATAGCTGCAACAGTAGTCAAAGTAACAGAGTAACTGCAAAGCACACAAGTAATGCCAGTTAAGTACATTACTGTTACCCCAGGATGCACAATATGATTATGCATGTATTGTACTACAGTATGACCTGTATAGTACCATTACATCCTTATAATTATTTAGGCCACGTAACAGTAGGCCAAAAGACTTGAATTTCTGCTCAATTCTGATTCATCTGAAACTGGTTAAACCCTTAATTTTCTCTAGTTTGCACATACGCTTTCACAACAGGGCTACTATAGCAAAAGTGCACCACTCTTTGCATGCCTGCTGAGCGCTTGGATTTATAGGGACAGATATGGGTTTCTTTTGAACCGCACCTTCTGTGTTTCATTAAGATTTGCATGGTAATTCAGGGGCTACTGAGTCGAACTGGCACAGCGCTTTTatgcattcattaatttaaatcaCTCTTGACGTCTCACACCACTGTTAATCAACTAATATTTTTAGACTGACTGAACATATCATAATGTCAATAAAGCTCCGGTCGATAATAAGAAACAGGGGTTATGTCACTGGAGGTCCTTGAGAATGAATGCCCATCAATTTCCGAACAACGCTTTGGCGCCATCTGCTGGCAAAGTAAAAACATGacgtgattgattgattgtggATGGTATTAAATGTAATGGAGGTCCAGGCGGCAATTTCCCAAATCAATGCAGTAAACACATTATGACAAGAGTCCGGGGACCCGACagttcaataataatagtataagcGTTTATATTCTCTGTATCAACGACAAAGACGATAAAAGCTATGAGACTGGAAAATAAGACTGACATTTATGTTGCTGCTAGAATGGAGCACTCTTATTTAGGAGAGCAATCTTAAAATAATGTCTGTATTTGTCTTGAGCAGCCATGCATTTCTTGGTCAGATTACAGGCCGAATCCACAGATACTTGCCACtctaaaaacactgaatgaatCAGAAGGGAACAGACCAAGCAGACAACACTTTCCTTAATTTGCATTCCACTACAAACCAAGGCAAAACTAAacctgaaaaacatttgatctTTAATGTTTCTCGGTTACTTTCTCACACAAAAGCAATAACCAACaaccacacacctcacatatTGATATGGCTTTGAAACTACACTTGCTATGTTATTTAATTCCAATTTTACATCACAAATCAGTACtaaattgctgtttttgttcagttattcAATCTGCTGTGTCAGAGACCCTGCCTGAAGCCAGTTCAAACAGTGCAGCAAAAGCCTACAGACTCACAAGCTCTCCTGTTGGACACCAGTCTGTCACAAAGCCATTTCTGTTTACAAAACAGCCGTGCTGTTCACCACTCAGCGCTAAGATTTATCCCTGGTGACAGCTGCAACACACACCATTGTCTCTTGCATGCAACGGTTGGGTGGCCTTCTATCTGTAAGAAGAGagcatcatttttatttatttatatataaaacattattgAATAAACAGCCACTATATATCTCGTGTCTATTAATCCAGTACACTAACAGTCATGGTGCACATTCtcaaaataggcctacatttacgACCAGGGAGAACCAGCCTTGGAAAAATTACCTTCAGTTATTGTGCCCTGTAAATTAGGAATACAATAGAGAGCACTATAAATCTAAACTCATTACAGCACTTTCACCAGGTCAAAACTCTTAATCTCTCTGCTTTTTAAGTCTGAATGTACTTGTAAAAGTTTGAgtttttaatttctattttaatttgaatgattttttaatttctcatttttaatttctgttgcACTTACTAACTTCCAATTATTTTTACactaaatgttttcaaattttaaagcCTAATTTATCActctgttttaatatttatttttatttttttttactgctttaaGGTAACTTGACGCCATTGTAAATGAGGATTCTTCCTTGATGGTTTCTCTagattaaataaaggttgattAGATCTTAATTACTTTGGGATTCTGTCTGTCAGAGAGAGCCTTATTTTGCAAATtagcaaatgcaatttccaaCAAGTGACCTGGGGGAGACAATGATCATTTACATActcatcaaaaaaagaaacaaaatacttAAATTGGCTATGCttaattttttcatataaaaaagcCATATGTAACCTTTTCACTCTGGTATATTTGTAGCGATGTCGTTTCAATGTTTTTCAGTTATGAAATTTCTCTTCGAAATGATTTTTTCAGGCAAACACATAACCCAGTCTGGGGGACCCAGAGAGCGTGCAAGCACAGAGCAGGGAAAATTAAACCTGCATctcaagccccgcccactcctcaGTCACTTCCTCCCATCTGCACCAGGCCCTGCtacatctgtttaaaaaagcacagcCCATTTCcataaaatccatttatatGATAATCATCTCAGTCTGATTTACACTTGTGTTTGGCAGCAGACCTAAGGGATGATGAACGATTAAAGCAGACCTTAGGGGACAGGACCAAAAGCTCTGGCACGACTgacagacgtgtgtgtgtgtgcatgtgtgtgcgtgtgtgtacgtgcgtacgaacatgtgtgtgcgtgtacaagCGTaggagtgtatgtgcatgtgtgtgggcacgtgtacgtacgtgtgcgtacaagtgtgtgtgcgtgcatgtgactGGAGTGGGGTTTCATGATCTCATCATACCCTCAGAACCCTTTTAGAAACCAatctatatttaattttattctatATTCGCGTAAGTGAAAATACTTATAGTCTATattaacatatattttaaaaagtttttttctttgccattgCTGGTTCTATTACCCTTAAAATAAAAGGCGTATGGGGACATCTAGTGGAACACATAACAAGTGCTCCTCATGTCTCGCACACTGTGTATGCACGCTTGTGTAACGTTACAATGCAGTGTCCGGCTTGCTCGGCCAATAAGATAAAGGGGAATAAATCCCTTAAAACCAGGTAGCCCAGAAAGTACACTTATACGGTTATGTCAGGCGGCATGTTTCTGGAAAATGTCCGTACCTACCGGTAAAATGCTACGGACATGCTGACAGCTCGCCGATATGACTCCACAATGACACAGGAAACAGTTTAGTGATCACGGGCGACGCATGCGCTGTTGAGTACTTTCAAATATGTAAGTGCTTTAGTGACCGAACCACTGAACAGTATTGGCTTTAGTGTTGATATTTactcaaatatttaaattttggtATTAAAACTTTGGTTTCTGTTCATAAAAACGAATGAACGTTTAATAGACATTCGTTTAAATTAAAGCACGCATGTATGGTGTCTGCCAagcatattacatatttaacaAGCTACATGCAAAATCAATCCATAATTTACATGATAATTACTATTGGCTTTAGTGTAAGGATTCAGGTATTTTCAAGTTGAACAGGCCAAATTATCCTTGGTGGTAACGTTCGTCGATAACTTGCATAACAGCCGGTTTGCTGTCCAAGGTAAGTAGCCACTGTCACTTGGAACGAGGTTTCAGTCGCGATAGTgaaaggagggagaagagagcgAGTATCAACACCACTCGCAAAAATCGCGCACTGACCTCTGATTGGATGAGGTGTCACGTGTGACGCATTTTAGCTAATCAGAGACAAGTGCGCACTGTCAACGAAGACAAAAGAAACGTAGCCAGTTGGCGCTGTTGGGACGCGGAGCTCCGCGCTGGGACTGGTTCTTTCGCAGCCATTTTCTGTCCAACCAAACGGCCGTTTTGAGAAGGTAACCAACCAGGGCTGCATTGCAGGTTTGTGTCTGACTCCGGCCAATGATTGCTAACCGATTTCTCGTTAGCTCGAATGGAAATGTCCGTCTCtgacagatttttatttgttgtctgAGTGAATGAGAGATTGAGAGCAGGAAGTACCAATATGAGATAATAATTAAGTTTCTGGTTTAAATCTTGGGTCTGCGCTGGGTTTGACGACTAACAATACAGGCCCGAACTGGCAGCTGATGCTCGGTATTTCTTTGTGAAACCCCCTCAGTCGAGATCTTCGGCAGATATAGTGCCTCGCATATGGATATTAATCCTGGTGGTTCTTGCACTAAAACTACACATTTAACCACAATGGAGAGTTGACAAAAAGTGAGTCAGACTTATGTTGGATTTTCGATACGAGTCGTTTCCACTCCTCCTTGGGTAGACTAGCGCGAAGCTTTGGATAAACTGGAAAACGCGCTCCATTTCACCATGTAGCGGTAGCCTTGCTAACATTCGGTAGCGAACGTTGTTGTGAGATTAGtatactagctagctagaaaatatttcattcagtAGATAGTTTGTTGTACATTGTGTGACACTACAGAAAATTAGCTGTATATTTCAGGCAGGTAACTCGGTGCTATTGAAAATGGTAGTAAACAATTTGGCAAGATCATTTACCAGTTTCCTagaagctaacgttagctagcagtCGTAAACAAAGGCTGGTGAGGTGTTTGGTCCCATACAGTTATGATATATGCCGCTAGATAACGTTAACTTTTAATTACGTGGTCtaagtttcagtttcacttGTGCAGCGTTACCACAATCGAAATAAAACCAGCGATGTGCCAGTTTGCCGGaggttttatttgatttgaatcACGATGCCTATTAACCACTTAGCTAACGTAGCCTGGTGTCAAATGGACCCcttttgattaattaatgaattaattacatgGTCAGAAAGCAATTGATGACTGGCAGAAGTTAGATGggaaattattaattataactAATTCAAATTAGATGAATGACCCGAAGTATTAATGCATTCACCATTTCCAGTCCAGACTGCTACGCGGGAACAAAGGACCGAGTATTAGCATTAGCCCTATGAGGGAGCACGGTCGTAGACTAACCCTAACATCTAATACCACTTTAGCTAGCAAGGTGGCTGTTTGGACAAGTTTATGCAAATGTGCTGGAATTAAGATCTACCAAACCCTATATTGCATAACACACATGACATTCATGTGCGGATAAGGCAATACTGTATAGAAGagatttttttaagtttgtgtgtaaatgcagtaaCATCTCAAGTAACTTCATTATAAGTTTAGCTACCAGAGTCTCATTATGCAGAGGGTAACTACATTTTGGGTACTATTTTGGACAAAGGTGGCAAACTGATGGTACGCGCAAAAATGTCCAGATGTCTTAGTGTGACAGTTTTGTAACAGAAAGTCGATTATGGTTTTCAGATGGACGGAGACAGTTCTACCACCGACGCCTCCCAGCTGGGCATTACTGGAGAGTACATGGCGGGAAGTCACTACGTCCTGCAGTCTCAGGACGGTAATGTCCATTTTCTGTCACCTTCGGTCTTTCCGATATGAACACTTTAGGTCGGccagtgaagcatggtggtgttCTGAGACCGTTTTAATGTCAGAAAAAGCGGGACATGTCACGCTGAATACACGTCCTATATTCACACCCCACGACTTGTAATTTGTCAGAAATTAAGAATTTAACtttatgtaatgtattgtgTAACTGATAGATCTATGATTAAATGACAGATTTATAGACTTCCGCGTTAGGATGTCAAACGATCAGACGTTTCTCTTTCCTGTTAACCTAAAAGATGACGGAGACGAAGGAATGAACGATCACGAAGATGGCAACGGCAGCAAGGACAACTTCCGCGAACAGGACATTTACCTCCCCATCGCCAACGTGGCCCGCATCATGAAAAACGCAGTTCCTCAGACAGGAAAGGTATCTGGCACCGGCGAGATCTATCTCCCAACCTTCTCAATGacgtgtgttcagtgttcaccCAGAATTTCTATTTAGGCCTATTTGGGATTTGAACGTGCGACTCTCTGGTTTAGTGATATAAAGCCCCTTTGATACGCTTTATCTCTCAGCCACACCCCTGAGCTTTAGGTTTTTTTTACCTGATTCTCCAGATAGCGAAGGATGCTAAGGAGTGCGTGCAGGAGTGCGTGAGCGAGTTCATCAGCTTCATCACGTCGGAGGCCAGCGAGCGCTGCCACCAGGAGAAGCGCAAAACCATCAACGGCGAGGACATCCTGTTCGCCATGTCCACGCTGGGCTTCGACATGTATGTGGAGCCACTGAAACTCTACCTGCAGAAGTTCAGAGAGGTACGGTCACGCCAGcggccgcacacacacacgcatgctcacagcTCCTGGTTACCTAATTAAGCCCACCGCCCCACCCTGTCCATAAACCAAAGATCCGCCTCCTCCTGCACTACAGTGTGGGCTTTAGCTTGTAACATAGGGAGTGCTATAACTCCACTGTGGTGTGACATAGGGAGCATTATAACTTCTCTATGGCGTGACATAGGGAGTGTTATAACTCACCAGACCCATTTCCTTGTCCCAGGCCatgaaaggagagaagggaatCACACCCGTGTCTGTGGGCGAGGGTCTTGGAGAGGAGCTCACAGACGACAGCTTCAGTAAGTCGACGTGTCCGTCTGTCTATCTGGCCGTCTGTCATGCCTCTTGGACCTTCCATAAGAAGCGACATGTTGCAGGGGTCCACATTTGTGCATTAGGCTGTCATGTATGTATTATGTgctcatttatgcattttttccgTTTCCCAGCAAACCAGCTGCCAGCAGGTCTCATCACAGCTGATGGACAGCAACAGAACGTCATGGTGTACACCACCTCTTACCAGcaggtacacatgcacaccccacacacacaccacatacctgtctgagagagaccacacacaccacatacctttctgagagagaccacacacaccacatacctgTCTGaaagagaccacacacacacatacctgtttAAAAGAGATTGCACACCACATACCTGTATGAGAGAgaccacactcaccacacattcCTGGCTCTCTGGGAAATGGAGTCTTAATATGATGACTATTAATATGACAAACTTCATCACTCAATTAATCACTTAATTTAAGTGActgaagagtccacacaccttgtttccaaagCCCTACACTGGCTGCTGATAGTAAGGAACCCACAAAACCCTGCAGGGCTGCGGTTTAAGATGTGTGATGTATCTAATGTAAGCCTAGCTGTAATAAGAACGTACACGGTTGTGATACCTTCCTGGACAGATCCCTGGGGTACAGCAGATTCAGTTCTCCTGATgggacttcctgttcctgagaGCAGGGCTGAGGAGCCGAAGAGGGGGGTATCTGTGTGCCagacagaggtcagaggtcaacatCACTGCCCTGGCTGCTGGTGTGGGGATTTGTGCTACCCTGCTGTGTAAATTTTACAAGCCATTCACAAAGTTTAGTAGTGAATTACCCTGAGGTTGGGACTAAATCCCTGTCAGTAAGtttaggtgtttttttgttttgtttttgagtacTTAGTTTGTGGATTTATTTTCCCTTAATTTTGTACATTACTTGTTTGGAGTTTTATCCAAGTTTAGAGTGGCTGAAGTTGACACTGCAACAGGAGCCTTTGTCAGCTCCTCCTGTTCTttacgtttaaaaaaagaggaaaaaaaatcccctttgTTAGAGCAACAGGGGTACGCTCTTAATTTCATATTGAATCATGTtacactttttgtaatttgagTAAGAATACCATGTGATTTCATGTTAAtccttttaataaaaatgaaaatgttacacGGTTGGTTTGTCCATCGTCAGTTATTCTTGTCTCCACCCCCAGTCCCTGTACGTGTGAGTGCTGTGTCCAGTGTGgaggagtgtgagtgtgaatcaGGCCCTGACTGATGTGCTGTCTCACTGGACACGCAGCCGCTCACACACGGCTCACGCTCAACAAACCACAACTGGCCGCAACTTAAACGCTTTAACTGTAGCACCAGAGCAGCGGTACTGAAATCACCCAGCTCTGAGCTTCACTGAAGTCgatgggctgtttttttttatttatcccacccctccacctttCTGAACACTGGTCCAGTTCAGTAGCCTGATTGCCGCTGTGCCATCAGTTCAGTAGAGCTCAGTCTCACGTGGGGATCAGCACTCTACCCAGGGCTGAAAGGTACCAGGATCACGCACGCAGGAAATCAGAGGCGAAAAGCGGTAGCGGGAGGGTTTCAGAATATTTTAGTGTCCTCAGAATTTTTAAGAAGTGTGACACGACAGTGATGAACAGAAGCATGTTGATCGTGTTTGTTACAGAACAAGCCGGTTCTGCGCGGACGCCCTTTTAAAAACGCAGCTCTGCTGCAAATGATCGTGCTAACCGCACGTCCCGGTACGTCCAGCTGATCTGCAGAATCAGATTCTGAGGCTGACAAATGACCAGCTATTGTACATTTATACTGCATCATTGACACTTTCACATATCGTTATACATGCTTTAAATATAACCAAATACAAGGTACAAAACATTGGTTTAAAAAACTGGATAAGCGATTTAAAGGCAGTCATTGGCTAAAAGAAAGCAGGTGTGTTTTCTGAGCAGGAATAGTGTGGCGATGACCGTAACACAATCCGTTTGAGCACCGCTTCTACCTTCAGTGGCACCGTGAGAGTACTGTCACAGCCAGGCTGAATGGACACTGACTAAACCATGACGAAGACAAACAGCAGGAACAGGGCATTACAGCTGTACAGTGTCAGGCATTAATTAAAATTCTAGTATCTCAAAGATTCTAATTAATAACTTTATAGGATTGGTACAGCAATagcacaaaaacagacaaatataaAACCACCGCACAAACGGAAATTTAACTAACGACTGCAGAAATGTACTCGGGTTATTtcctatgtgtttcttttgcagacTCAATATGTTGGTTAATATACAGAAATAACCGTTTATTTCTGACAAATATAAGAATATTTTTCTGCCGAAGATCCCAACTCTACAACTGACGTGGCAAGCGGCTTGTTCTGGATGCTGCCAGCTACTCGGGCTTAATGTGAGAGTCAGCCACTGTAGTCTCCTCGGCTTCGGCAGAAACCAATCAGGAGTCACGGGTGACTTCCAGCCTCCAATCACAAAACACATactgtgtgggtggggtcagTCAAGGTGAGAATCCCAGGATCCATCATAGTTAATAAGGCACAAAAATGTGTGGACAACAGCAGTCAGGAAATGCAAAgttctctgggaaaaaaagcaacgAATCCCAGTCATGAAACGGACACAGACTGACAGGCTAACGGCAATCACTCATGTCTGCAGAGATGCAAACCTCAAGGATGACTCCAGGGCGGGGTGTGGTCTAATTCCTGataaaatatatgtacatatgtgcaaaaaacaaaagcgTAAAAAAATAGGTATAAAAACTCTTAGTGGTTTCGTAGCACACTTGGTGTGTTGGTCACTCTAAATACCCTTGCAGGTGATGGCTGGAAGCTCGGAGTTCATCACGATgtggagctgagagagagagaaaaaggggaaaaatgttGAATTTCTTTAGAGAGGAAGTGTGGTGAGGCATGGGGGAGGCTGGGTCTGTACTCCAGTGAGAAGCGCTACCTGCTGGCCGTATCCACGGCGACGGCGTCTGTGGTGCCGAGCTCTGGGTGTGGCTGCGGGGCCTTCAGCCTGCTCGTGTCTGAAAGATCAGATACGCCCGTGCTCAATGACAGCTTTACGGCAAGAGGGGAAGGAAACGCACAGAAACGCAACGAGACAGAACAACCCACAACAACTCGGATGCAAACCTTCCCAACGCAACTGTCAAATAACCAATCTTTTGCCTTCAAGTTCTGGTGAAGGCAAACGGTGGAACATTGGTGATTTGCCAATTATGGATAAATATAACCTTCGGCAGGAGGGAAGGGCATGTGCAACCTAGCTTTCAGTTTTCAGCGCTAGCTGAACATCACTGACGCTGAGAAGAGCTTCATAAAGAAACAGCAGTAAGAGTTTGGGTTTGATTTAGGGGCTGTGGGGTGTCAAAGCCCCCTGTAGCTCTGTGTAAGAGTGTAACtgacaacacagcacagcacacggACAGCAACAGACCAGAGAAGTAACAGCGCAAGACCATTCAGAAttaagaacagaacagaacagtgaaGATGAGAGACTGATTGGGAGATGGGAAGATGAGACACATGATTGGGAGACGGGGAGACGGACAGAAAGACGAGCGAATGACAGGGCAGACGGCGCGTGGAGGGCGGAGCCTGTTACCCTGCAGCCAGCGGATCTGCGTGGCGGGGCCGTAGCCCTGCTCGTTCTTGGCGGCGATGCGGAAGAccagggcggggcgggcggaGCAGTCGATGTGGGCGTTGCTCAGGTGGGTGGAGGTGACGGTGCAGGACGTCTTGGTGCCGCGGTACACCCGGATGAAGGCCAGCTCGCCCGGCGGGTCCAACGCCGTGCCGGACCGGGTCTTCCGCACCGCCAGGTACATGGAGTACTCCAGGATCTTTCCAGAAGGAGAGGCGGGAGATTCCCAGGTGATATGGGCCGAGTCGGAGGCCTGGGGGGGTGACAAGGGAACCAAGAGATAATTTGGATGAAATGGCAGACAGGACTGGGGCCCGTGGGCTGTGCGTGGCTGTGCAGGGACGTGATCGGGCTGCACCTTGGTGATCTTGACAGCAGAGGGCGCTCCAGGGAAGCCCGGCTGGCAGGTCTTGAACTCGCTGACGGGGCCGAAGTCTCCCTGTCCGCAGGAGTTGATCCCGGTCACTCGGAACCTGTAGGTCACCCCCGGAGACAGATCCTGCTTCTCCCGCCCGGAGCAGTCCGAGGGCTCCCCAACTTTaccctgcagggaggggggaggagccagggggaggggggaggagccagggggagagggttagggttaagccTACCCCATCTTGCTTCCACACGTTCAGAGCAGTGTGTCTGTTTCCCACTCACCGTGCCCTGGGTGTTCTCCGGAGGGAGGGAGTACTGAGTGACTTCCGAAAAGAGGGTCCTGAACACGCCCACATCATACCacatgtggtcatgtgacctttcGCCTGTCAGAGGCacctgtgagggaggggggaacagTGAagctttgattggctgatggggGGGCCGCACAGACACTGAAGACCCAAGGCACCATGGGAAATGGAACAGGAGAGGGAAACGCTGGAGAAGAGGCAGGCGTGCGGGCAGCGCAGGCGTGCGGTCAGCGCACACCACGCGCTCTGTGTCAGGAACAGCGCAGTCTTACCGAGTTCGGAGCGGAGGCAGCCGTGGCGTGTCCCTGGTCTGGAAGAAAGAGGACAGACATTAGCACAGCTGCCCCGCCGG
The Anguilla rostrata isolate EN2019 chromosome 19, ASM1855537v3, whole genome shotgun sequence genome window above contains:
- the nfyba gene encoding nuclear transcription factor Y, beta a isoform X3, with the protein product MDGDSSTTDASQLGITGEYMAGSHYVLQSQDDDGDEGMNDHEDGNGSKDNFREQDIYLPIANVARIMKNAVPQTGKIAKDAKECVQECVSEFISFITSEASERCHQEKRKTINGEDILFAMSTLGFDMYVEPLKLYLQKFREAMKGEKGITPVSVGEGLGEELTDDSFTNQLPAGLITADGQQQNVMVYTTSYQQIPGVQQIQFS
- the nfyba gene encoding nuclear transcription factor Y, beta a isoform X2 gives rise to the protein MQRMDGDSSTTDASQLGITGEYMAGSHYVLQSQDDDGDEGMNDHEDGNGSKDNFREQDIYLPIANVARIMKNAVPQTGKIAKDAKECVQECVSEFISFITSEASERCHQEKRKTINGEDILFAMSTLGFDMYVEPLKLYLQKFREAMKGEKGITPVSVGEGLGEELTDDSFTNQLPAGLITADGQQQNVMVYTTSYQQIPGVQQIQFS
- the nfyba gene encoding nuclear transcription factor Y, beta a isoform X1; translated protein: MREHGRRLTLTSNTTLASKMDGDSSTTDASQLGITGEYMAGSHYVLQSQDDDGDEGMNDHEDGNGSKDNFREQDIYLPIANVARIMKNAVPQTGKIAKDAKECVQECVSEFISFITSEASERCHQEKRKTINGEDILFAMSTLGFDMYVEPLKLYLQKFREAMKGEKGITPVSVGEGLGEELTDDSFTNQLPAGLITADGQQQNVMVYTTSYQQIPGVQQIQFS